The DNA segment aactcaGTCGACTGAAAGTAAAGCTAACTTGTTTAACAGACACATTCGGGGTTTTCCTTCATCCTCCATTTTGTccgttaaatttattttgccagtCATCTACGTTTTTAATCGGGACTCCTCCGGTTCCAACGTGAATATAACGAAGATTTAGCAGTTCTAGCTGgctattataaaataaaaaaccccgCTCATGTGGCGGGGACTGTGGTTTCGTTATCTGAGGTTAACTGGGAGTGCCCACTCGGAGCTATGGAACGGCAGCGTTTTCCTTTTGAAATACAGCAGTTTCCTTAATGGACTTTTTAGCGTGTAAAAGAAGCTTGCTTTTACCGGCTGTCAACCAGCATGCCCGGTGGTTGCATTTGGTAAAAGGAATCTCCTTTTAATGAATACAGAAGGTTTTCAGGGGATCTGAAGTCGTTTTCATGTGGGGATGGCGGCTTTTCATTCCCGGTTGAAGTGACCAAATTAGCAACCCTGGCCTGGGCTTGTAGGTAGCCGCCATGCTATCGTTATCTTACGACGTGCTTTGAGTTTGCCGTTTTCCCTTCCTGACGGTGTGCCATGACTCTGCACTTCTGGACTCAAGGGGCAACGCCTTTTGTTCTGCAGTTCGCTCCAAATAAAGTAGTttgagaaagaaaatgtgtgtgtatatatatgtatatatatatatattttttactgtactgagtttcaaagaaaacaaataagttGTCCCCAAAAGTGAAATATTAGCAGCTTAACGTTTTCGTCATTGCGGTATGGTCGAGATTTCAGGACTTCTCCACCGGTAGCATAAAGGAGACTCCTTGAAACAGACCACGTGCTTTCATCTGCCCTGGGCTGGATGGTCCTCTTTATCAGTCTAAATACTGCCCTCTGTGCTAAGATGACTAATAAAAACCAttacacacttaaaaaaaaaaaaggggggggggggggcactttTCAACAAGACTTAATCTTTTAAAGAGAAACATCAATAATACAGTGTGGTTTGAAATTTGTTGACTGGGGTTGAGGGGGGAAAGGGCAATCTGTCAAAGATGGAAACTATGACCTCATACATTTTAATGACTGAATTGTAAACCATATTAATTAAAATATCCCATAGGTATATTTTGGGCCTCTTGCAGAGTAATCCGTCAAACCAAATACTTCATGATAATGCAAATTTAGCCTGGAGGTCTtctgtaaaatacatttttatgttgGCGCCTTAAATGGGTCCTGGTGCAGAACAAACTCGTAAGATGTACAGATTAGTTTAGGATATACATCCTGTTAGATGTTGAAACCCCCATTAACTATATATAGATTAAGGGAAATCATTACACGACAGTCCAGCCAGCTCTGGACATCTTGTGCATAAATTCAGTCATAGTTGAATGTTGTGCAGTAGTGGCAATAAATACTAATTCTACCCTCTTGTAATTTAAAAGCTGCAGGTTAAACATGAATGCAAGCTCTGGGCACAAGGCTTTCACAGACTAGAGTTGGGCATTTATCATTAGAACTATTTTACTACAATAAATTCCAAATTATTTCAGTATGTTTCTCAATTTATATATTAAGCAATGATGTTTTTGTTGTGGAGGGACAGCAGATTCTGAGCTGAGAGGAGGCTGGGCAATTAAACTTGAGGATGGAGCAGTTGTGAAATCTGGGCTGGTGCTGATGTGTAAAAGAAGTTTGGCTGATCTTCTTGTGCCAGGGAAACACAGGAAATGAGTAACTTCCCTGTAATGAGCGTCTTTCAGCTCTTGATCAGCATCATCTTGCACCAATTTTTAAAACTGCCAAAATTTGATCGAAGACAACAGATTAACACTGGACAATGCAGCCAACAGCCAAAtaatttggtgtgtgtgtgtgtggctcttGCTCAATCTCGAGGCTTCACAGCACCCACATTATGGAGCAATACTTGTGTTTGTGGAGAAACCCTCAAGTGTCTCCACATAAGCAATATTCTGCATTGATCTTAACGACGATGTACCTGACCTCCTGATCTCTGTGCTTCCTCCTAGCCTGAAGAAATTGATGTGTTAGTAGGAAAGGACCGAGAGGGATTCTTCACCAGTGGGCTGACCCTGGGCAATAAAAAGTGCTCCGTAATCAGAGACAGCCTCCAAATTGACAACGACTGGACAATGGACATCCGAACAAAGAGTCAAGGAGGAGAGCCCACATACAATGTTTCTGTAGGCAGAGCAGCCAAAGGTAAGCATCAGGTATACTGCTGTTAGCAGCATAAATCTTGAGTAGTTACACAGTAACCTGCTTTGAGTTTTACCATTTTAGTTTagctgtttatttttgcttttaaaacgaTATTATTGTCTTGTGCAAGCATGTGGGGTAGATGTTGACTGCACCTTTCCTCAATATATGACAGATGGGTGTAAAATGTCTGGATATTACTTTCAGTGACGGTCGATAACAGGCCGCAGTTGCTTCCATGTAGAAATGCATATTCAGGTTGTTTGAGCTCAGGAAGTTCATATTCAGAGATTATTGCTATGACTATTATCCAAGAGTGAGTTTATTTCCCCGCTAGAGTTATATTGCAGTTTAATTGGTATGGTTTACCTTTAACACTTTAAGACTAAGCAGCTTACAAATGAGAAAATCATAATCAGTTATGGTTTAGTAAAGTGTCTGtatgtttaccttttttttgaTATGTGAATTTAATAATTTTGCCTCCAGTTTATTCAGAACTTCTTACAGCTGCCAAGAATCGGAACAATTAAAGGGTATCATTTCTTTGTGGAAATGGTTATAAAGTAGATAAATTGTTAAGCTTCAGTCTTAAATGTGACCATCAGTAGGTTAAATTaaaggctttttaaaatgtatttcttgtcATGGGTCACAACCTTGATAATATTTCAGTAAGCTGAAGTTGAGTCTTTAAGGACTTGCCTGAGAGTTGTCAGTTTTCATGTTGCCTGTGTGGGCCCCGATGTCCTGTCCTGCCCAGTTCATGCCACAAGGTACTCTAGCAAACAGACTGCATCATCAGTTTCTGGGCTCACTTTTGGGATCAGGATTTCTGGGAAATCCTTTCTGGAATGCATGcatcttcctcctttctggtttaacacccccccccccccctttcaaaTTCACCACCTGTTTTTCCCACTCGCTTCCACTCTGTCCTAGTACTTGAGGCACatgagggtgtttttttttttttttttttttaaacacatgtatTGAGGAGAGGTATGCCAAGCATGCTGCTGCATTAGTGATGGTTAATAGTTCCTAACTTCACTTTCTTGTTCTTTGCTGCTGTCATGGCGCATAATGACACATTAAACAGACTGATAGGAGCAGAAACAGCCATGAAATGCTAGGCTTTGTGCCCCACCCTCTTGGCCAAACAGCAGGTATTATTTGGATATTTTACTCATGTAACTAAAATGGACATAGAAGCTACTCTTGCAGCCATTTGACCTGGTAAACAAAGACTGACTCCCACCAGTGGCTAAAACACTGACTAGATAAACTTCagcctctctgcattgaatttgTTCATCACTGTAAAGGGACTTTGGACTAGTTTCAGAGTTCTGTGGTCTACGTTTAGCAGTTTAAAGTGTAGTAAAGCCTTGATCTGGCTTTTAGCTCATGTTAAACCACAGCATGCTGGGAGAGCAGTGTCCTCTTAATagtttataaaataataaacgataCATTGAGTCTTTGTGGCAGTTTGCTATTGCACTGGACTCTGTGCTAACTCCAGCTCTGTGTCTCTGCTTGTTTGGGCATCACAGATCTGACGACAAGGCTTTGCATGCATCCTTCACGTTTATTTTCCTGTTGCACTTACTGTCTTCCTAACTGTAACGTGACCTGTCGCCACCAGCAGCACcaataagaaaatgaatgttGGAGCTCTGCACAGCCTTCAGAGTTGAAGGCACCGCTCTGCTTTCTGTGCCATTGTCTTCCTTTTGTAGCCGTCTCGTCTGCCTTTGCCGCTTTAGCTCTgtgctcttcttcttttcattgTGTGATCTCCGCACCTTCTCTAAATGTcccttctctgtctcttttctttcaGTCTTGGTCTTGGTAATGGGCAAAGAAGGGGTCCATGGAGGCGGATTGAATAAGAAGGCATACTCGATGGCAAAATACTTGAGGGATTCAgggttttagtttagttttgatgTAGCTTATGCGgtgtagggttaaaaaaaacaaataaaaaaaaacaaaacaaaggaaaattaaaaaaaaaaaagcataaaattttgggggggaaaaacaaagcaaaaaaaaatctgttccaTCTAATGTTGAGCCCATGTTTTCCCCCGCGTCCCCGAACGGTCCCGTTTAAACAACCCCAGGAGCATTTCTAAACGGCACAGGGTTCGAGCTCTGTCCCCATATTTGGCCGAGATGGCATTGAGTGTTATTCTTTTTCCAGCCCTGCAATCAACATgcctgttcattttattttgtttcttttcctttgtgtACTCCAGCATTGGTTATTGTCATGGGGAAGGAAGGTGTCCATGGAGGGCAGCTCAACAAGAAAGCATTTCAGATGTCTGAGTACCTGAGGAAGTCCGGATACTAAAGCAGCCTGTACCCAGCTACCTAGCAGCTCACCCTTACCACCCTGTTGCATTTCACACTACTTCCAGTCCTagtttgtagtttttgtttttctcccttcTCTTCTCCCCATTTGTTATCTGTCTTtgctgtgtgggttttttttttttttttttttttttttttttgtcattacccCAACCCcctcatcccccccccccccaaagcaCTTGCTCTGTGTACTCTTTAATACCCCTCTAAGCactcttcagttgatccataGCAAAGATGAGCATGTTGCTAACAGGATGTCATGACAAATTTGTACTTAAagaccagcaaaaaaaaaaattctcgcTGAACACTCACAGTTAAGGCTTTAGTGGTTAATTTGAAGcttattcttttattatttttcgtC comes from the Astatotilapia calliptera chromosome 15, fAstCal1.2, whole genome shotgun sequence genome and includes:
- the LOC113006483 gene encoding profilin-2 isoform X1, producing the protein MSWQSYVDNLMADGSCQDAAIVGYADAKYVWASFVGGTFANITPEEIDVLVGKDREGFFTSGLTLGNKKCSVIRDSLQIDNDWTMDIRTKSQGGEPTYNVSVGRAAKALVIVMGKEGVHGGQLNKKAFQMSEYLRKSGY
- the LOC113006483 gene encoding profilin-2 isoform X2 is translated as MSWQSYVDNLMADGSCQDAAIVGYADAKYVWASFVGGTFANITPEEIDVLVGKDREGFFTSGLTLGNKKCSVIRDSLQIDNDWTMDIRTKSQGGEPTYNVSVGRAAKVLVLVMGKEGVHGGGLNKKAYSMAKYLRDSGF